In the genome of Hippoglossus hippoglossus isolate fHipHip1 chromosome 4, fHipHip1.pri, whole genome shotgun sequence, one region contains:
- the LOC117760843 gene encoding cell wall protein DAN4 isoform X2 gives MRMSEMMENKLWTVLCALLLLLTVNLGSTEDGAASLSALREKVSTEAPAADSSPAPILETTSRLAPALNGSDTNTSSSGTGSLSSYTTKEEEITTQAPVEKNDTNIASPTAPAVPENSSNQTDGLSLLTTPQTLPSESQNTTSQTTTASTSQTTTTSPRHDTPVATTTTNSSNYPTSPTPASISTSKQPGEPKTHPPTSAPTPEPPKPETTITTTTTTATSTQSKSTSSTSSSQKSPNTPTSPHTSQSHAPRDQAKSTTGPSSSSTPQAKAHADTPSQLNVGGDTMMVHESPTLDPLLAGLVTAFIITAVVITLLLFLKLRRRDNRPEFRRLQDLPMDDMMEDTPLSMYSY, from the exons TGCTGCCTCACTAAGTGCTCTGAGGGAGAAGGTCTCCACTGAGGCCCCAGCTGCAGACTCTTCGCCTGCTCCGATCCTGGAAACCACCAGTCGTCTTGCTCCGGCACTTAACGGCTCTGACACAAACACCAGCTCCAGTGGCACCGGCAGTTTGAGCAGTTACACGACTAAAGAGGAGGAAATCACCACTCAGGCTCCTGTGGAAAAAAACG atACAAACATCGCCTCTCCCACGGCGCCAGCTGTTCCTGAAAACAGTTCAAACCAAACTGACGGTTTGTCATTGCTCACAACTCCTCAAACTCTTCCTTCTGAGAGCCAGAACACCACCTCTCAAACCACCACCGCCTCCACCTCTCAGACCACCACCACAAGCCCCCGTCATGATACGCCTGTAGCCACAACGACCACCAACTCCTCAAACTATCCCACATCGCCAACTCCTGCCTCCATCTCAACCTCAAAGCAGCCGGGCGAACCCaaaacacacccacccacatCTGCCCCAACACCTGAGCCACCAAAGCCTGAAActaccatcaccaccaccacaactacGGCTACCAGCACCCAGTCCAAGTCAACatccagcacctcctcctctcaaAAGTCCCCCAATACCCCCACATCTCCACACACATCACAGTCCCACGCACCCCGAGACCAAGCGAAGTCCACCACGGGCCCATCGAGCAGCTCCACCCCCCAGGCCAAAGCCCACGCTGACACGCCCTCCCAGCTGAACGTTGGGGGTGACA CGATGATGGTCCACGAATCGCCCACATTAGACCCTCTCCTAGCCGGCCTGGTGACAGCCTTCATCATCACTGCTGTCGTCatcactctgctcctcttcctcaaactGCGCCGAAGAGACAACCGACCAGAGTTCCGCAGGCTGCAGGATTTACCTATG GATGACATGATGGAGGACACACCTTTGTCCATGTACAGCTACTAA
- the LOC117760843 gene encoding cell wall protein DAN4 isoform X1: protein MRMSEMMENKLWTVLCALLLLLTVNLGSTEDGNDQAAASLSALREKVSTEAPAADSSPAPILETTSRLAPALNGSDTNTSSSGTGSLSSYTTKEEEITTQAPVEKNDTNIASPTAPAVPENSSNQTDGLSLLTTPQTLPSESQNTTSQTTTASTSQTTTTSPRHDTPVATTTTNSSNYPTSPTPASISTSKQPGEPKTHPPTSAPTPEPPKPETTITTTTTTATSTQSKSTSSTSSSQKSPNTPTSPHTSQSHAPRDQAKSTTGPSSSSTPQAKAHADTPSQLNVGGDTMMVHESPTLDPLLAGLVTAFIITAVVITLLLFLKLRRRDNRPEFRRLQDLPMDDMMEDTPLSMYSY, encoded by the exons GTAATGACCAGGCTGCTGCCTCACTAAGTGCTCTGAGGGAGAAGGTCTCCACTGAGGCCCCAGCTGCAGACTCTTCGCCTGCTCCGATCCTGGAAACCACCAGTCGTCTTGCTCCGGCACTTAACGGCTCTGACACAAACACCAGCTCCAGTGGCACCGGCAGTTTGAGCAGTTACACGACTAAAGAGGAGGAAATCACCACTCAGGCTCCTGTGGAAAAAAACG atACAAACATCGCCTCTCCCACGGCGCCAGCTGTTCCTGAAAACAGTTCAAACCAAACTGACGGTTTGTCATTGCTCACAACTCCTCAAACTCTTCCTTCTGAGAGCCAGAACACCACCTCTCAAACCACCACCGCCTCCACCTCTCAGACCACCACCACAAGCCCCCGTCATGATACGCCTGTAGCCACAACGACCACCAACTCCTCAAACTATCCCACATCGCCAACTCCTGCCTCCATCTCAACCTCAAAGCAGCCGGGCGAACCCaaaacacacccacccacatCTGCCCCAACACCTGAGCCACCAAAGCCTGAAActaccatcaccaccaccacaactacGGCTACCAGCACCCAGTCCAAGTCAACatccagcacctcctcctctcaaAAGTCCCCCAATACCCCCACATCTCCACACACATCACAGTCCCACGCACCCCGAGACCAAGCGAAGTCCACCACGGGCCCATCGAGCAGCTCCACCCCCCAGGCCAAAGCCCACGCTGACACGCCCTCCCAGCTGAACGTTGGGGGTGACA CGATGATGGTCCACGAATCGCCCACATTAGACCCTCTCCTAGCCGGCCTGGTGACAGCCTTCATCATCACTGCTGTCGTCatcactctgctcctcttcctcaaactGCGCCGAAGAGACAACCGACCAGAGTTCCGCAGGCTGCAGGATTTACCTATG GATGACATGATGGAGGACACACCTTTGTCCATGTACAGCTACTAA